The following proteins are co-located in the Nerophis ophidion isolate RoL-2023_Sa linkage group LG04, RoL_Noph_v1.0, whole genome shotgun sequence genome:
- the LOC133550733 gene encoding uncharacterized protein LOC133550733 codes for MSGLPTPDASPEFPKPMSKAGRQHPYEKKATDAIEAVSGKSQPTFPLSRRHGNSRGEDHEVWRNERATGDFHHCHKSCAPAPADVSALDELLKHIQEVSASGSGGIKVLTSASSSSAEHHHRQGNRHHDNGPYHLQGIPKTEPTSHPGAPTLLWEGLGKRADIMPSPNSVKAVAGIPSSRVILEMPAHLQRHALVKMGGGLPRHHSFNQRAAPPFLARMNTNSSSNGPPAASACLTRQHSYSEGPQARRAAVVRRTVSLKPKVPPKPLFLPNVATSALYEAPKDHY; via the coding sequence ATGTCGGGTCTTCCCACGCCAGACGCCAGCCCGGAATTCCCAAAGCCGATGAGCAAGGCTGGGCGGCAGCATCCCTATGAGAAGAAGGCTACAGACGCCATCGAGGCGGTTTCAGGGAAGTCTCAACCCACCTTCCCCCTCTCCAGGCGCCATGGCAACAGCCGTGGCGAGGACCACGAGGTTTGGCGCAACGAGCGTGCCACGGGAGACTTTCATCACTGCCACAAGTCCTGCGCCCCGGCACCGGCCGACGTGTCGGCGCTGGACGAACTGCTCAAGCACATCCAAGAGGTCAGCGCCTCAGGAAGCGGAGGCATCAAAGTCCTGACGTCCGCGTCCTCTTCCTCAGCAGAGCATCATCATCGCCAAGGCAACCGGCACCACGACAACGGCCCGTATCACCTGCAGGGAATCCCTAAGACGGAACCAACTTCACACCCCGGCGCCCCCACGCTACTCTGGGAAGGCCTGGGCAAAAGGGCGGACATCATGCCCAGTCCAAACTCCGTCAAGGCTGTGGCGGGGATTCCGTCCTCGCGGGTCATCCTAGAGATGCCCGCCCACTTGCAGCGGCATGCCCTCGTCAAGATGGGCGGCGGCCTGCCGCGTCACCACAGCTTCAACCAGCGTGCGGCGCCGCCCTTCCTGGCCAGGATGAACACCAACAGCAGCAGCAACGGGCCGCCCGCCGCCAGCGCCTGTCTGACGCGGCAACACAGCTACAGTGAAGGACCGCAAGCCCGACGGGCGGCCGTCGTGCGGCGAACCGTGTCTCTGAAACCCAAAGTCCCCCCCAAGCCCTTGTTCCTTCCCAACGTGGCCACGTCCGCGCTCTACGAGGCGCCAAAGGACCACTACTGA
- the LOC133550732 gene encoding semaphorin-6D-like, translating to MSGGRPTWTLTWLLLLLLVSCWPCQDSFPADLQPISLVEREQSRHYAAFSAALDNHTLLATLDFQGMLRVNHLLFITARDQVFAVNLSTAAENFIPQLTLTWRSKDVSKCAVRGKNSDECFNYVKVLVPRDDETLFACGTNAFNPTCRNYKMTTLEQVGPDLVGQARCPFESGQSIAGLFAGGDFYSATMTDFLASDAVIYRSLGDGRPVLRTVKYDSKWLREPHFLHAVDYGSYVYFFLREIAVEYTALGKVVFSRVARVCKNDNGGSPRVLDKYWTSFLKARLNCSVPGDSFFYFDVLQSLTNVLQINGRPAVVGVFTTQANSIPGSAVCAFYMDDIEKVFNGRFKEQRNSDSSWTPVPDEQVPKPRPGSCAGDGPAADFKSSVQFPDETLMFIKSHPLMDEAVPSVNHRPFFTRTSDRSKLTQIVVDVAAGPNKDWTVMFLGSDEGRVLKVLTGILPNDTIGSKLLEDIDAYDPSRCDIQDRQDRKVLGLELDKDHHALFVAFSSCVIRVPLSRCGRHGACKKACLASQDPYCIWLRTGSCTNMAPGFKAGFEQDIGGDHSTAAGCNADDLENSRDQESPADSAYGVQGLPDVDQHSAAHVHYTLLLACVLLAFFLGAILSAFLASCYCDRSSDHRKRKLSKDPEVALPPALSLRSLAKLNGLLDGQPEDEKTDISTCPKVYPSFIPSAGTETHIFSAAHQNLPLGEAQLSLCQVPPTTLFAISTGMHQLQKSFMNIQPSIHLLPLIVQLFPGDPEAFPYQPGVIVFPMCPGSSPWPPTGWTCPKHLPREAFGWHPDQMPEPPHLEQRLYFEFLPDGRASHPISKGETRQPAEETHLGRLYP from the exons ATGTCAGGCGGGCGGCCAACATGGACGCTGAcctggctgctgctgctgctgctggtttcctgctggccctgCCAGGACTCTTTCCCTGCCGACCTGCAGCCCATCAGCCTGGTGGAGCGGGAGC AGTCGCGTCACTACGCCGCCTTCAGCGCAGCACTGGACAACCACACGCTACTCGCTACTCTGGACTTCCAGGGCATGTTGCGTGTCAACCACCTGCTCTTCATCACCgccag ggatCAGGTGTTTGCAGTCAACTTGAGCACAGCAGCAGAGAACTTCATCCCTCAGCTG ACGCTGACGTGGCGTTCCAAAGATGTCAGCAAGTGTGCGGTCCGGGGAAAGAACAGC GACGAATGTTTCAACTACGTCAAAGTCCTGGTGCCACGAGACGACGAGACCCTGTTTGCCTGCGGGACCAACGCCTTCAACCCCACCTGTCGGAACTACAAG ATGACCACGCTGGAGCAGGTGGGGCCGGACCTGGTGGGCCAGGCTCGTTGTCCTTTCGAGTCGGGACAGTCCATCGCGGGACTGTTTGCCG GCGGAGACTTCTACTCGGCCACCATGACCGACTTCCTTGCCAGTGACGCCGTGATCTACCGGAGCCTCGGAGACGGGCGGCCCGTCCTGAGGACTGTCAAGTACGACTCCAAGTGGCTCCGAG AGCCACACTTTCTGCACGCCGTGGACTACGGAAGCTACGTCTACTTCTTCCTGCGTGAGATAGCAGTGGAGTACACCGCCTTGGGGAAG GTTGTGTTTTCTCGGGTGGCGCGAGTGTGTAAGAATGATAACGGCGGCTCCCCAAGAGTTCTGGACAAGTACTGGACTTCCTTTCTGAAG GCCCGTCTGAACTGTTCGGTTCCGGGAGATTCTTTCTTCTATTTTGACGTGCTGCAGTCACTCACCAATGTGCTGCAGATCAACGGCAGGCCCGCCGTGGTCGGTGTCTTCACCACGCAGGCCAACAG CATCCCCGGCTCTGCAGTTTGTGCGTTCTACATGGATGACATTGAGAAGGTGTTCAACGGAAGGTTCAAAGAGCAGCGGAACAGCGACTCATCGTGGACTCCGGTACCTGATGAGCAGGTTCCCAAACCCAG ACCCGGGTCGTGTGCGGGCGATGGCCCGGCCGCCGACTTCAAGTCTTCCGTTCAGTTCCCGGACGAGACGCTGATGTTTATCAAGTCGCACCCTCTGATGGACGAAGCTGTTCCCTCCGTCAACCACCGGCCTTTTTTCACCAGGACGTCCGACAG GTCCAAGCTGACCCAGATTGTGGTGGACGTGGCAGCTGGCCCCAACAAGGATTGGACCGTCATGTTCCTAGGCTCGGACGAGGGGAGAGTCCTGAAGGTTTTGACCGGCATACTTCCCAATGACACTATCGGATCCAAACTTCTGGAGGACATAGACGCCTATGATCCATCTAG GTGTGATATTCAGGACCGGCAAGACAGGAAGGTTCTGGGCCTGGAGCTGGACAAGGACCATCACGCCTTGTTCGTGGCATTCAGCAGCTGTGTCATCCGAGTGCCGCTCAGCCGCTGCGGCAGACATGGTGCCTGCAAAAA GGCATGTTTGGCCTCTCAAGACCCGTACTGCATCTGGCTGCGCACGGGGAGCTGCACTAACATGGCGCCAGGTTTCAA GGCGGGGTTCGAACAAGACATCGGGGGCGACCACTCGACTGCTGCCGGCTGTAACG CTGACGACTTGGAGAACTCCCGTGACCAGGAGTCACCCGCCGACTCTGCATACG GGGTCCAGGGTCTTCCTGACGTGGACCAGCACTCAGCCGCTCACGTGCATTACACGCTGCTCCTCGCCTGCGTGCTGCTCGCCTTCTTCCTGGGCGCCATCTTGTCTGCCTTCCTGGCGTCGTGCTACTGCGACCGCAGCTCCGACCACCGCAAGAGGAAGTTGTCCAAGGACCCTGAAGTGGCGCTGCCACCTGCCCTGTCTCTGCGCTCTCTCGCCAAGCTCAACGGCCTCCTGGACGGACAGCCCGAG GACGAGAAGACAGACATATCCACCTGTCCAAAGGTGTATCCCTCTTTCATCCCCAGCGCAGGCACAGAGACGCACATTTTCAGTGCTGCGCACCAGAACCTTCCTCTGGGAGAAGCTCAACTCAGCCTTTGCCAGGTACCGCCCACTACCTTGTTCGCCATAAGTACTGGGATGCACCaacttcaaaaatcatttatgaaCATCcagccatctatccatcttcttccgcttatcgtccagctcttcccaggggatcccgaggcgttcccataccagccgggagtcatagtcttcccaatgtgtcccgggtcttccccgtggcctcctaccggttggacgtgccctaaacacctccctagggaggcgttcgggtggcatcctgaccagatgcccgagccacctcatctggagcagcggctttactttgagttcctcccggatggcagagcttctcaccctatctctaagggagagacccgccagccggcggaggaaactcatttaggccgcttgtacccgtga